The DNA window ACAACATTGTGATTTTTTCTGCTCATGGTGTATCTCAAGCAGTACGTAAAGAAGCCAAGCAACGTGATCTTACGGTGTTTGATGCCACCTGTCCGCTGGTTACGAAAGTCCATATGGAAGTTGCTCGTGCCAGCCGCCGCAATATGGAAGTGGTTTTAATTGGCCACGCCGGTCACCCTGAAGTGGAAGGTACCATGGGGCAGTACGCCAGTGAAACGGGCGGTATGTATTTAGTTGAAACACCAGCGGATGTTGAGAAGCTAAAAGCGATCGTTAAAGATCCGTCAGATCTGCATTACGTAAGCCAGACTACGCTTTCTGTTGATGAAACAGCGGATGTGATTGAAGAGTTACGTCGTGTATTCCCGGATATCCAGGGGCCACGTAAAGACGATATCTGCTACGCGACTCAGAACCGTCAGGACGCAGTACGTGAAATGGCGAGTGACGTGGATGTGATGGTCGTTGTTGGTTCTAAGAACTCATCTAATTCCACCCGTTTAAAAGAGCTGGCAGAGAAACTTGGTACACCGGGTTACCTCACGGATTGCCCTGAAGACATCAGGCCTGAGTGGTTCGAAGGCAAAACCAGAGTTGGTGTGACAGCAGGCGCTTCTGCACCAGAAGAACTGGTCAATCAAATTCTTGAGCGTATTAAAGAGCTGGTTGGTGCCCGTGAAGTCGATGAAGTGCTGGGCCGCGAAGAAAACATGTTCTTCGAAGTGCCGAAAGAGTTACAGATAAAGCAAGTTGACTAAGTCTTCCGACTATAATTAGAAACAAAAATGCCTGATGAGATCCATCAGGCATTTTTATGTTCAGCGAGACATTTGCTAACTGATAATAATGAGGAAGGTACCCGCTAGTGTCATCAGGATATTGGCGATGGCATAGGTACCGGCATAGCCGAGAGCCGGAATGGTGGATTTTGCATACTCATTAACAATATCCATCGCAGGTCCGCAGGTTCTGGCACCGATGATCGCACCAAACAGCATTGCCCGGTTCATTTTCAGTAAGTAAGCACCGATGAGATAAGCAAAAAAGACCGGAACAACGCTGACGATAAGTGCCAGACCAATCACTTGCGGTCCAACTTGCGTTAACTGCTCAAACATTTTACCGCCGGCAGTTAATCCGATCCCCGCCATAAAGCACATTAAACCTAAGTCCTTGAGCATGTTTAACGCACCTTGCGGTACATAACCGAACGTTGGGTGGTTTGCTCTTAAAAAGCCCAGAGTGATTCCGGACAGTAATAAGCCTACAGCATTACCGAGGCTAAATGAGAGTTTGCCGAACGTCATACTCACCAAGCCGAACATCACGCCTAAGATAAAGAAACTACAAAAAGCCAGCAGATCAGCCATTTGACTGTGAATCGAGATAAAACCAATTTTTGATGCAAGGCTGTGCACCCGGCTCTTTTCACCACTGACCTGAAGAACGTCACCTTTAGCGAGGATAAGATCAGAGTCCATTGGCATTTCGATCTGGGCTCGAACGACACGGTTTAAGAAACAACCGTACTCAGACAAATTAAGATTGGACAGGCGCTTCCCGGCTACAAAATCATTTTTCACCACGATCTCTTCTTCAACGATGCGCAGGTCAAGTAAGTTACGATCAAAGACTTCTTTGCCGTTGCGAAAGCTTGAATCTAATCGTGCGTGGCTGTCGGGAAAACCAACGAAGGCAATCTCATCACCTTCTTGCAGAATTGCGTCGCCGTCAGGATGAGCAATGATGCCATTGCGACGAATGCGTTCGATATGACAACCTGTTCGGGTGTAAATGCCTAACTCACGTAAGTTCTTCCCTTCTGTCCAGTCAATCAGCTCCGATCCTACGCGGTACGCACGAATAATAGGCAGGTATACTTTTCTCTGACAGGAACCATTAAGGCCGCGCTCATGAGCGATTTTCTGAGCGGAGTCATACAGGTTTTCTTTCTGTAGCTTAGGCAGCAACTTAGCAAACATGATCATACTGATTAAACCTACCAGATAAGCCATCGCATACCCGACAGACAGGTTCTCTAAAACCGTAGAGAGATCAGTATGAGCTGACAGTTCGACAAGATCAGAATGAAGTGCATCACGCACCCCTGCAAGAACAGGTGTAGAGGTGAGGGCGCCTGCCATTATACCCGCAGATAATCCGCGTCCAATGCCAAAATAGTACCCAAGGTAATAGGTTAACCATATTGAAGTACCCAGTATGGTTAGACTTAGAATGAGGTAGTGCTTACCATCTCTGAAAAAGATGCTGAAAAAGTTTGGCCCTGCTTCAATACCGACACAGTAAATAAACAACATAAAGCCAATCGTGAGGTGTTCTGCATCAAAGGTAAAACCCAGGTGACCCATAACAAGTGAAGTAATGAGCACCCCGATTGCGTTGCCGAGCTGAATATTACCAAGCCGGAGCTTACCCACAGTGAGACCTATAGCTAATACGACGAAGAGAAGAAGAATTGGGTTTTGATCGAGAAGGTATACGACGTCTATGTTCACAGTCTGGCTCGGTAGGTGTGCCTGATAAAGGGCCAAGAATTGTATCTGATTGCTAAAAAAAGGTAAGTGCAGTTAGCTCAGGATTATTGTTTGTTGATATAGGAATAATCTGACCGAGTACAGCTAGCGCTCTCGTATCCATAAATGGTTTGGTGAGCGCTTTATCAGAGTTGAGAGGGGAGTATCTTAGTGACTGATACCAAGCAGATCTTTGAGAACTTTCAGGTAGCGGCGACTGACCGGGATCTCAAAGCCGGTTTTGGTGATGATTTCCGCTAAGCCATTTTCCAGCAGTTTAATTTCGCTAATGGCTTTGATGCTGACCAGGTACTGTCTGTGGCAGCGTACCAGTGGTGTTTTTTCTTCCAGTGTCTTAAGTGTTAATTGCGTACTGGCGGTTTGGCTCAACGAGCGGACATGGACGCCACTGATATCGCTATAGGCGCATTCAACCGTATCGGTTGCCATGATGACGATGCGATTATGACCAATACAGGGTATTTGATCTAACTTGTCTGGCGTAATAGCTGAAAGCTGCTGAGTCAGTGTCGACTGGCTGATGGTCTTATGTAAGCGCTTAACTGTTTTACTGAGGCGATTTGGATCTACGGGCTTTAACAGATAGTCAAAAGCGTTATCTTCGAAAGCCTGAATCGCATACTGGTCATATGCAGTAACAAAGACGACGTATGGCATCGTCTCTGGATCAAGCATGCCCAGTAACTCAATCCCTGTCACCTGGGGCATCTGGATATCTAAAAACACCACATCAGGTTTAAGCTCATTGATTTTCTTCAGCCCCAAAATGGCGTTTGAGGCATCACCGACCACTTCTACCTGGCCGGTTTCAGACAATAGCTCGGCTAATTCTTCACGAGCAAATTGTTCATCATCAATGACGAGTGCGGTTAACATCCATTATTACCTTTATTGTGACAACTGGTTTAAGAATTTGGGGGAATGATAAAACTCATTTTAGTAAATTGATGCTTCTCACATGCAATTTTTAGCGCTGAATCACGCCCAAATTGATTGGTAAGACGCTTATCGACGATTTCCAGGCCTAAGCCTGAGTGATTATCTTGCGGTGGCTCAAAGCTGCCTGCATTATCTTCTACCGTAATCAGGTGACCCTGAGGGTGCGCTTGGCTGTATATTTTTACTTTGCCACCTTCCAGCATGTTGGAAATGCCATGTTTGATGGCGTTTTCAACCAGGGGTTGGAGTGTAAAGCTTGGTAATTTGATGTCCAGTAACTCTGGCTCTATATCGACTTCAACTTCTAATCGGTCAGTGAAACGTGCCTTTTCAATGCTCAGATAAGAGTTTACATGAGCGAGCTCTTCTTTGAGTGTGACCGTATTAATATTCTGTTTTAAATTACTGCGGAAGAAATGCGATAAGTTTTGGATCAGTTCTCGCGCTTTATCCGGATCACGGCGTGTTATGGCGCTGATAGTATTGAGTGCATTGAACAAGAAATGCGGATTGACCTGAGCGTGAAGTAATTTGATTTCTGCCTGAGCTAACAAGGCTTGCTGCTGCTGGTAATCACCGTAGAGGATCTGGCTGGAAAGCAGCTGAGCAATCCCTTCGGCCATCGACATATTGACGGTTGAAAACAGTTTTCGCTTTGGCTCGTAGAGTTTAATGGTACCGATCACTTCCTTACCTGCTCGCAAAGGAATGATAAGAGCAGAGCCGAGTTTACAGTCTTTCGCGATTGAACACTGATAAGGTCGCTCTGAACCATCAAGGTAAATAATGTCATTCTTTTCCATCGAGTCCAGGGTACTTTGCGATGAAATCGGGGTATCTGGTTTATGGTGATCATCGCCGATACCAACAAAGGCGAGAATTTTCTCCTGATCGGTAATCGCAACCGCGCCAACTTTGGTCTCCTCGTAAATAATACGAGCAATTTTCTCCGCATTTGCAGTGTTGAAACCGTTACTCAGAATACCCAC is part of the Vibrio sp. B1FLJ16 genome and encodes:
- a CDS encoding sensor histidine kinase; protein product: MELVISLLQQMCVYLVLAYMLSKTPIILPLLSISSRLSHRLICYVLFSGFCILGTYFGLHINDAIANTRAIGAVMGGLFGGPVVGFAVGLTGGIHRYTLGGFTDLACAISTTAEGVIGGLLHVYLIKRNKGALLFNPSVVFSVTFVAEVVQMLLLLAVAKPFDQAYELVSAIAAPMIIANSFGAALFMSILQDRKTIFEKYSATFSRRALTIADRSVGILSNGFNTANAEKIARIIYEETKVGAVAITDQEKILAFVGIGDDHHKPDTPISSQSTLDSMEKNDIIYLDGSERPYQCSIAKDCKLGSALIIPLRAGKEVIGTIKLYEPKRKLFSTVNMSMAEGIAQLLSSQILYGDYQQQQALLAQAEIKLLHAQVNPHFLFNALNTISAITRRDPDKARELIQNLSHFFRSNLKQNINTVTLKEELAHVNSYLSIEKARFTDRLEVEVDIEPELLDIKLPSFTLQPLVENAIKHGISNMLEGGKVKIYSQAHPQGHLITVEDNAGSFEPPQDNHSGLGLEIVDKRLTNQFGRDSALKIACEKHQFTKMSFIIPPNS
- a CDS encoding aspartate:alanine antiporter encodes the protein MNIDVVYLLDQNPILLLFVVLAIGLTVGKLRLGNIQLGNAIGVLITSLVMGHLGFTFDAEHLTIGFMLFIYCVGIEAGPNFFSIFFRDGKHYLILSLTILGTSIWLTYYLGYYFGIGRGLSAGIMAGALTSTPVLAGVRDALHSDLVELSAHTDLSTVLENLSVGYAMAYLVGLISMIMFAKLLPKLQKENLYDSAQKIAHERGLNGSCQRKVYLPIIRAYRVGSELIDWTEGKNLRELGIYTRTGCHIERIRRNGIIAHPDGDAILQEGDEIAFVGFPDSHARLDSSFRNGKEVFDRNLLDLRIVEEEIVVKNDFVAGKRLSNLNLSEYGCFLNRVVRAQIEMPMDSDLILAKGDVLQVSGEKSRVHSLASKIGFISIHSQMADLLAFCSFFILGVMFGLVSMTFGKLSFSLGNAVGLLLSGITLGFLRANHPTFGYVPQGALNMLKDLGLMCFMAGIGLTAGGKMFEQLTQVGPQVIGLALIVSVVPVFFAYLIGAYLLKMNRAMLFGAIIGARTCGPAMDIVNEYAKSTIPALGYAGTYAIANILMTLAGTFLIIIS
- the btsR gene encoding two-component system response regulator BtsR is translated as MLTALVIDDEQFAREELAELLSETGQVEVVGDASNAILGLKKINELKPDVVFLDIQMPQVTGIELLGMLDPETMPYVVFVTAYDQYAIQAFEDNAFDYLLKPVDPNRLSKTVKRLHKTISQSTLTQQLSAITPDKLDQIPCIGHNRIVIMATDTVECAYSDISGVHVRSLSQTASTQLTLKTLEEKTPLVRCHRQYLVSIKAISEIKLLENGLAEIITKTGFEIPVSRRYLKVLKDLLGISH
- the ispH gene encoding 4-hydroxy-3-methylbut-2-enyl diphosphate reductase, translated to MSNEMKILLANPRGFCAGVDRAISIVERALEMYQPPIYVRHEVVHNRFVVEGLKQRGAIFVEELHEVPDNNIVIFSAHGVSQAVRKEAKQRDLTVFDATCPLVTKVHMEVARASRRNMEVVLIGHAGHPEVEGTMGQYASETGGMYLVETPADVEKLKAIVKDPSDLHYVSQTTLSVDETADVIEELRRVFPDIQGPRKDDICYATQNRQDAVREMASDVDVMVVVGSKNSSNSTRLKELAEKLGTPGYLTDCPEDIRPEWFEGKTRVGVTAGASAPEELVNQILERIKELVGAREVDEVLGREENMFFEVPKELQIKQVD